catatataagaatatccccatcattccgggacacccttcggaaatgatataaatttcgaagtactaaagcatccggtactttggatggggtttgttaggcccaatagatctatctttaggattcgcgtcaattagggtgtctgttccctaattcttagattaccagacttaataaaaaggggcatattcgatttcgataattcaaccatagaatgtagtttcacgtacttgtgtctattttgtaaatcatttacatttataaaacctgcatgtattctcatcccaaaaatattagattttaaaagtgggactataactcactttcacagatttttacttcatcgggaagtaagacttggccactggttgattcacgaacctataacaatatatacatatatatcaaagtatgttcaaaatatatttacaacacttttaatatattttgatgttttaagtttattaagtcagctgtcctcgttagtaacctacaactagttgtccacagttagatgtacagaaataaatcgataaatattatcttgaatcaatccacgacccagtgtatacgtatctcagtattgatcacaactcaaactatatatattttggaatcaacctcaaccctgtatagctaactccaacattcacatatagagtgtctatggttgttccgaaatatatatagatgtgtcgacatgataggtagaaacattgtatacgtgtctatggtatctcaagattacataatatacaatacaagttgattaagttatggttggaatagatttgttaccaattttcacgtagctaaaatgagaaaaattatccaatcttgttttacccataacttcttcattttaaatccgttttgagtgaatcaaattgctatggtttcatattgaactctattttaggaatataaatagaaaaagtataggtttatagtcggaaatataagttacaagtcgtttttgtaaaggtagtcatttcaatcgaaagaacgacgtctagatgaccattttagaaaacatacttccactttgagtttaaccataatttttggatatagtttcatgttcataataaaaatcattttcccagaataacaacttttaaatcaaagtttatcatagtttttaattaactaacccaaaacagcccgcagtgttactacgacggcgtaaatccggttttacggtgtttttcgtgtttccaggttttaaatcattaagttagcatatcatatagatatagaacatgtgtttagttgattttaaaagtcaagttagaaggattaacttttatttgcgaacaagtttagaattaactaaactatgttctagtgattacaagtttaaaccttcgaataagatagctttatatgtatgaatcgaatgatgttatgaacataattactaccttaagttccttggataaacctactggaaatgagaaaaatagatctagcttcaaaggatccttggatggcttgaaagttcttgaagcagaatcatgacacgaaaacaatttcaagtaagatttccactcgaaataagattgttatagttatagaaattgaattaaagtttgaatatgattattaccttgtattagaaagataacctactgtaagtaacaaaggtttcttgatcttggatgattacttggaatggatttagaaaacttggaagtaaacttgcaatcttggaagtattcttgattttatgaaactagaacttttggaatttatgaagaacacttagaacttgaagatagaacttgagagagatcaattagatgaataaaattgaagaatgaaagtgtttgtaggtgtttttggtcgttggtgtatggattagatataaaggatatgtaattttgttttcatgtaaataagtcatgaatgattactcatatttttgtaattttatgagatatttcatgctagttgccaaatgatggttcccacatgtgttaggtgactcacatgggctgctaagagctgataattggagtgtatataccaatagtacgtacatctaaaagctgtgtattgtacgagtacgaatacgggtgcatacgagtagaattgttgatgaaactgaacgaggatgtaattgtaagcatttttgttaagtagaagtattttgataagtgtcttgaagtctttcaaaagtgtatgaatacatattaaaatactacatgtatatacattttaactgattcgttaagtcatcgttagtcgttacatgtaaatgttgttttgaaacctttaggttaacgatcttgttgaatgttgttaacccattgtttattataacaaatgagattttaaattgttatattattatgatattatgatatataatatatcttagtatgatatatatacagttaaatgtcgttacaacgataatcgttacatatatgtctcgtttcgaaatcattaagttagtagtcttatttttacatatgtatttcattgttaatacgcttaataatatatttacttatcatttaacataattaaccaagtgtatcaatatcttaatatgattcatatgtacctagtaagacgttgttataacgataatcgttatatatatcgttttcgagtttcttaaattaatagtctcatttttatgtatataactcattgttaaaatacctaatgagatacatacttataataaaatcatgttaactatatatatataaccatatatatgtcatcgtatagtttttacaagttttaacgttcgtgaatcaccggtcaacttgggtggtcaattgtctatatgaaacctatttcaattaatcaagtcttaacaagtttgattgcttaacatgttggaaacacttaatcatgtaaataacaatttcatttaatatatatataaacatggaaaagttcgggtcactacagaatgccCTCTTGCCACCCTTGCAGGACCCCGGTCGAACCGGGTGCCAAGCTTACTAGTCATGGACCTCCTGTAAAGGATCTGACTCTCTATCGGAGCCTTGCAGGTGCACTACAGTATTTGACTTTCACTCGCCTGGACATCTTATATGACATTCAGCAGATATGCCTCTTCATGCACGATCCTCGGGAACAGCATATGCACGCCCTCAAACGAATCATTCGTTATATTCAGGGTACCACCGATCTCGGATTACAGTTGTATGCATCATCTCCTTCGACTTTAGTTGCCTATTCTAATGCTGATTGGGCTGGCTACCCATCCACCAGGTGCTCTACATCGGGTTATTGTGTGTTCCTCGGGAACAACCTCCTCTCATGGTCATCTAAGCGGCAACTCACATCCTATCGCTCCAGTGGTAAAGCAGAGTACCGTGGGGTTG
This genomic stretch from Rutidosis leptorrhynchoides isolate AG116_Rl617_1_P2 chromosome 11, CSIRO_AGI_Rlap_v1, whole genome shotgun sequence harbors:
- the LOC139875730 gene encoding uncharacterized mitochondrial protein AtMg00810-like: MPSCHPCRTPVEPGAKLTSHGPPVKDLTLYRSLAGALQYLTFTRLDILYDIQQICLFMHDPREQHMHALKRIIRYIQGTTDLGLQLYASSPSTLVAYSNADWAGYPSTRCSTSGYCVFLGNNLLSWSSKRQLTSYRSSGKAEYRGVANVIAETC